A window of the Haloarcula litorea genome harbors these coding sequences:
- a CDS encoding M24 family metallopeptidase produces the protein MATRLPASEYEGRIELLRQYLADTAADAAVWFGATSIEYVTGFAHIQTERPVALALTRDRIEITVPRLEVERVEPNDRIDAVHHYFDYPQGRPIETAAGMLDGLGVDAVVADADGAPGVMGYEGPPLSEFVDVETQSWVDRLRWAKSDAEVDLIRESAKWANLGHRYLADYTEVGAHPATVSQRASTDASRAMLDTLGDRYAERVRGDGPVHAGYISGSETALPHGHTPNERLSEGDVLVTGATANVDGYHSELERTMFVGDPDDEQRHYFELMLEAQDIAIDALGPGVEVAHVDELVHDFFVEQGIADLAQHHVGHNIGLGAHEPPYIDRGWSDYDHVDADDAEMEAGHVYTIEPGVYTDEFGYRHSDTVAVTEDGTETLTNFPRGVEANTIRP, from the coding sequence ATGGCGACACGACTCCCGGCATCGGAGTACGAGGGTCGCATCGAGCTCCTGCGACAGTACCTGGCCGACACGGCCGCCGACGCGGCCGTCTGGTTCGGCGCGACGAGTATCGAGTACGTCACCGGCTTCGCGCACATCCAGACCGAGCGGCCGGTCGCGCTGGCGCTGACCCGGGACCGCATCGAGATCACGGTCCCCCGGCTGGAGGTCGAGCGCGTCGAACCCAACGACCGGATCGACGCCGTCCACCACTACTTCGACTACCCGCAGGGCCGGCCCATCGAGACGGCCGCCGGGATGCTCGACGGCCTCGGCGTCGACGCGGTCGTCGCCGACGCCGACGGCGCGCCGGGCGTGATGGGCTACGAGGGGCCGCCCCTCTCGGAGTTCGTCGACGTCGAGACCCAGTCGTGGGTCGACCGGCTGCGCTGGGCGAAAAGCGACGCCGAGGTGGACCTCATCCGGGAGTCCGCGAAGTGGGCCAACCTCGGCCACCGCTACCTCGCCGACTACACCGAGGTCGGCGCGCACCCGGCGACCGTCTCCCAGCGGGCCTCGACCGACGCCTCGCGGGCGATGCTGGACACGCTGGGCGACCGGTACGCCGAACGCGTGCGGGGCGACGGACCGGTCCACGCCGGCTACATCTCCGGGTCCGAGACCGCCCTCCCCCACGGCCACACGCCCAACGAGCGGCTCTCCGAGGGCGACGTGCTCGTGACCGGCGCGACGGCCAACGTCGACGGCTACCACTCCGAACTCGAACGGACGATGTTCGTCGGCGACCCGGACGACGAGCAGCGGCACTACTTCGAGCTGATGCTGGAGGCGCAGGACATCGCCATCGACGCGCTCGGCCCCGGCGTCGAGGTGGCCCACGTCGACGAACTCGTCCACGACTTCTTCGTCGAGCAGGGGATCGCCGACCTCGCCCAGCACCACGTCGGCCACAACATCGGCCTGGGCGCACACGAGCCGCCCTACATCGACCGCGGCTGGAGCGACTACGACCACGTCGACGCCGACGACGCGGAGATGGAGGCCGGCCACGTCTACACCATCGAGCCGGGGGTCTACACCGACGAGTTCGGCTACCGACACTCCGACACCGTCGCCGTCACCGAGGACGGGACCGAGACCCTGACCAACTTCCCGCGGGGCGTCGAGGCGAACACGATCCGTCCGTAG
- the mre11 gene encoding DNA double-strand break repair protein Mre11 yields MTRVIHTGDTHVGYQQYHVPERRQDFLDAFRQVVHDAIEDDVAAVVHAGDLFHDRRPTLSDIMGTLSVLEELAAADVPFLAVVGNHEAKRDAQWLDLYESLGLATRLGDEPTVVGDTAFYGLDFVPRSRRDDLDYEFAPHDADHAALVTHGLFQPFDYGDWDAAEVLDEATVDFDAMLLGDNHDPGKAEVDGTWVTYCGSTERASASEREDRGYNIVEFDGDARVTRRGLDTREFVFVDVELGPEEGVERVRSRVGEYDLADAVVIVSIDGDGEPIPPASVEEYALDEGALVARVTDHRELAAEGRETSVSFADPDDAVAERVRDLGLSEAAREIDETVRASKVADANVADTVEDRVREVVEEDPGALVAAGDDGGTEGSDGADGADATGDRAGADSPAERTAAEADGGVDAAERTDDEADPAADCGDGAAADGEDQSSMEEFL; encoded by the coding sequence ATGACACGGGTGATACACACCGGCGACACGCACGTCGGGTACCAGCAGTACCACGTGCCCGAGCGCCGGCAGGACTTCCTCGACGCCTTCCGCCAGGTCGTCCACGACGCGATCGAGGACGACGTGGCGGCGGTCGTCCACGCGGGGGACCTGTTCCACGACCGGCGGCCGACGCTCTCTGATATTATGGGGACGCTCTCGGTGCTGGAGGAGCTCGCGGCCGCCGACGTCCCGTTCCTCGCCGTCGTGGGCAACCACGAGGCCAAGCGGGACGCCCAGTGGCTCGACCTCTACGAGTCGCTGGGGCTGGCGACGCGGCTCGGCGACGAGCCGACCGTCGTGGGCGACACCGCCTTCTACGGACTCGACTTCGTCCCCCGCTCGCGGCGGGACGACCTCGACTACGAGTTCGCGCCCCACGACGCCGACCACGCGGCGCTCGTGACCCACGGCCTGTTCCAGCCGTTCGACTACGGCGACTGGGACGCGGCAGAGGTCCTCGACGAGGCCACCGTCGACTTCGACGCGATGTTACTGGGGGACAACCACGACCCCGGGAAGGCGGAGGTCGACGGGACGTGGGTCACCTACTGCGGGTCGACCGAGCGCGCGAGCGCCAGCGAGCGCGAGGACCGCGGTTACAACATCGTCGAGTTCGACGGCGACGCCCGCGTCACCCGGCGGGGGCTCGACACCCGCGAGTTCGTCTTCGTCGACGTCGAGCTCGGCCCGGAGGAGGGCGTCGAGCGGGTCCGGTCCCGCGTGGGCGAGTACGACCTCGCCGACGCCGTCGTCATCGTCTCGATCGACGGCGACGGCGAGCCGATCCCGCCGGCCAGCGTCGAGGAGTACGCGCTCGACGAGGGGGCGCTGGTCGCCCGCGTCACCGACCACCGGGAGCTGGCGGCCGAGGGCCGCGAGACGAGCGTCTCCTTCGCGGACCCGGACGACGCCGTCGCCGAGCGGGTCCGCGACCTCGGACTGAGCGAGGCGGCCCGCGAGATCGACGAGACGGTGCGAGCGTCGAAGGTGGCCGACGCCAACGTCGCCGACACCGTCGAGGACCGGGTCCGCGAGGTCGTCGAGGAGGACCCCGGCGCGCTCGTGGCCGCGGGCGACGACGGCGGGACCGAGGGGAGCGACGGTGCGGACGGCGCGGACGCGACCGGCGACAGGGCCGGAGCGGATTCGCCGGCCGAGAGGACGGCCGCCGAGGCCGACGGCGGCGTGGACGCGGCCGAGAGGACCGACGACGAGGCCGACCCAGCAGCGGACTGCGGGGACGGCGCGGCCGCGGACGGGGAAGACCAGTCCAGTATGGAGGAGTTCCTGTGA
- a CDS encoding ABC transporter substrate-binding protein, whose product MANGTRDGDAPTHRDYLKYGGALLGTGFAAGCSGGDAASEGGATSTDAPATADGGGDGSTTETGSSYTASIVPAGEVTFEAVPESWLVYNGAWADMAFALGQRDGFLTAGNMIPGFFFDPFDLDVPAADELTPLAEWDGGGWSKEVFYELDPDVILMDPNYMHGTGWDSDWGEGDTEEIRRRVAPFFGNNCRRRREFHDYKLYSLYGAFEKLSHAFQERERYEAFAALHDEVQSEIASRTPDERPTIGLINGGSNPAKGTFYPLHTQDEGYEMKPYRDLNVASAFPESMEGGTIDYEQLLAVDPEIIVVHWGIGTTGDTDSFSAEAFREQYVRPMEEDSVGQQLTAVEEGRVYPGQYGEQGPIVNLLQTEMVAQQLYPEEFGAFDPQSFPEVPAEKQLFDRQRVADIVAGEF is encoded by the coding sequence ATGGCGAACGGCACCCGCGACGGCGACGCACCGACCCACAGAGACTACCTGAAGTACGGCGGCGCGCTCCTGGGGACGGGGTTCGCCGCCGGCTGTTCCGGCGGCGACGCCGCGAGCGAGGGCGGTGCCACGAGCACGGACGCGCCCGCGACTGCCGACGGCGGCGGCGACGGGTCGACGACCGAGACCGGGTCGAGCTACACGGCCTCGATCGTCCCCGCGGGCGAGGTGACGTTCGAGGCCGTGCCCGAGTCCTGGCTCGTCTACAACGGCGCGTGGGCGGACATGGCCTTCGCGCTGGGCCAGCGCGACGGCTTCCTGACGGCGGGCAATATGATCCCCGGGTTCTTCTTCGATCCGTTCGACCTCGACGTGCCGGCGGCGGACGAACTCACGCCGCTCGCGGAGTGGGACGGCGGCGGCTGGTCGAAGGAGGTGTTCTACGAACTCGATCCGGACGTGATCCTGATGGACCCGAACTACATGCACGGGACCGGCTGGGACAGCGACTGGGGCGAGGGGGACACCGAGGAGATCCGGCGACGCGTCGCCCCCTTCTTCGGGAACAACTGTCGCCGCCGTCGGGAGTTCCACGACTACAAGCTCTACTCGCTGTACGGCGCGTTCGAGAAGCTCTCCCACGCGTTCCAGGAGCGGGAGCGCTACGAGGCCTTCGCGGCGCTGCACGACGAGGTCCAGTCCGAGATCGCGTCACGGACGCCCGACGAGCGGCCGACCATCGGGCTGATCAACGGCGGCTCCAACCCCGCGAAGGGGACGTTCTACCCGCTGCACACCCAGGACGAGGGCTACGAGATGAAGCCCTACCGCGACCTGAACGTCGCCAGCGCCTTCCCGGAGTCGATGGAAGGTGGCACCATCGACTACGAGCAGCTGCTGGCGGTCGACCCCGAGATCATCGTCGTCCACTGGGGCATCGGCACCACCGGCGACACGGACAGCTTCTCCGCCGAGGCGTTCCGCGAGCAGTACGTCCGTCCGATGGAGGAAGACTCCGTGGGCCAGCAGCTCACCGCCGTCGAGGAGGGCCGCGTCTACCCCGGTCAGTACGGCGAGCAGGGCCCCATCGTGAACCTCCTCCAGACGGAGATGGTCGCCCAGCAGCTCTACCCCGAGGAGTTCGGCGCGTTCGACCCACAGTCGTTCCCCGAGGTGCCAGCGGAGAAGCAGCTGTTCGACCGCCAGCGAGTCGCGGACATCGTCGCGGGGGAGTTCTGA
- a CDS encoding GNAT family N-acetyltransferase, whose protein sequence is MSDLHLRRYDDRDADAVWALHEWAMRAAGTDPSDIPGTEDLRDVEAAYLDAGGEFLVGVLADTDGAVAGDADRAPPETFDGPVVAVGGLLPNEAGHADERTVAGAAELHRMRVAPTHQRRGYGRRLLARLEARAADLGYDPLLATTALEQPAAVDFYRAAGYEEVGRSTEAGYELVHFEKPL, encoded by the coding sequence ATGAGCGACCTCCACCTCAGGCGGTACGACGACCGCGACGCCGACGCGGTCTGGGCGCTTCACGAGTGGGCGATGCGGGCGGCCGGCACCGACCCCTCGGACATCCCCGGGACCGAGGACCTGCGGGACGTCGAGGCCGCGTACCTGGACGCCGGCGGGGAGTTCCTCGTGGGCGTGCTGGCGGATACCGACGGCGCGGTCGCGGGCGACGCCGACCGCGCGCCCCCCGAGACGTTCGACGGTCCCGTCGTCGCCGTGGGCGGGCTGCTCCCAAACGAGGCCGGGCACGCGGACGAACGGACGGTCGCCGGCGCGGCGGAACTCCACCGGATGCGGGTCGCGCCGACCCACCAGCGGCGGGGGTACGGCCGGCGACTGCTGGCGCGACTGGAGGCCCGCGCGGCAGACCTCGGCTACGACCCGCTGCTGGCCACGACGGCGCTGGAACAGCCGGCGGCGGTCGACTTCTACCGGGCGGCCGGCTACGAGGAGGTCGGCCGGTCGACCGAGGCCGGCTACGAACTCGTCCACTTCGAGAAACCGCTGTAG
- a CDS encoding ABC transporter ATP-binding protein, with product MAADEENPFDAHRADVDRPLVRLFREYGRPEWEWFVVGILANVVGRAATLVPPLVFGAAIDGVFSETTAFTLPLVPQSRIPEGQVAQLEFAVGLIVAAFLVGAVFTWLWGVTMNTFAHRVQHAVRTDTFAKMQTLDMAFFDDKQTGEVMSVLDNDASNLETFLDNALSDAVRIAVRVLGIAAILVYLNPQLAAVSLVGVPAIVLFTWGFARLVEPRYEAVRSSVGDLNTRLENSLGGIGLVKAAGTEAYETERVTDASREYYEANMAVLRLSYFYRPGMEALAGLTFAATFLVGGYWLVAGPPLFFSGELTLGSFTVFVLLIRWIVGPLAQIGNIVDWYENAKASGGRVFGLMDIPPDVADADDAVELTDVEGRVEYDDVTFAYDEETILEEVSFTAEPGETVALVGPTGAGKSTAVELLLRLYDVDGGAVRVDGHDVRDVTAASLRGSIGYVRQETFLFDGTIADNVRYGRFDADRDAVVEAAKAAEAHEFVTDLPDGYDTRVGERGVKLSGGQRQRIALARTVLQDPAMLVLDEATSAVDTQTEYRIQASLDRVAADRTTLVVAHRLSTIKDADTVLVLDGGEIAERGSHGDLLAADGLYATLWRAQAGEIESLPEGFLDRPDESDTE from the coding sequence ATGGCGGCCGACGAGGAGAACCCCTTCGACGCCCACCGCGCGGACGTCGACCGGCCGCTGGTCCGACTGTTCCGGGAGTACGGTCGCCCCGAGTGGGAGTGGTTCGTCGTCGGCATCCTCGCCAACGTCGTCGGCCGGGCGGCGACGCTGGTCCCGCCGCTGGTCTTCGGCGCGGCCATCGACGGCGTGTTCTCGGAGACGACGGCGTTCACCCTCCCGCTGGTCCCACAGTCCCGCATCCCCGAGGGACAGGTCGCGCAACTGGAGTTCGCCGTCGGGCTCATCGTCGCGGCGTTCCTCGTCGGCGCGGTGTTCACCTGGCTCTGGGGCGTGACGATGAACACCTTCGCCCACCGCGTCCAGCACGCCGTCCGGACGGACACGTTCGCGAAGATGCAGACGCTGGACATGGCCTTCTTCGACGACAAGCAGACCGGCGAGGTGATGAGCGTCCTCGACAACGACGCCTCGAACCTGGAGACGTTCCTCGACAACGCGCTGTCGGACGCCGTCCGCATCGCCGTCCGGGTGCTGGGCATCGCGGCCATCCTCGTCTACCTGAACCCGCAGCTGGCAGCCGTCTCGCTGGTGGGGGTCCCCGCCATCGTCCTCTTCACGTGGGGGTTCGCGCGGCTGGTCGAACCCCGGTACGAGGCGGTCCGCTCCAGCGTCGGCGACCTGAACACCCGGCTGGAGAACAGCCTCGGCGGCATCGGCCTCGTCAAGGCCGCCGGCACCGAGGCCTACGAGACCGAGCGCGTCACCGACGCCTCCCGCGAGTACTACGAGGCGAATATGGCGGTGTTGCGGCTGAGCTACTTCTACCGCCCGGGGATGGAGGCGCTGGCGGGGCTGACCTTCGCCGCGACCTTCCTCGTGGGCGGGTACTGGCTGGTCGCCGGGCCGCCGCTGTTCTTCTCTGGCGAGCTGACGCTGGGGTCGTTCACCGTCTTCGTTCTCCTCATCCGCTGGATCGTCGGCCCGCTCGCACAGATCGGCAACATCGTCGACTGGTACGAGAACGCCAAGGCCTCCGGCGGGCGCGTGTTCGGCCTGATGGACATCCCGCCGGACGTGGCCGACGCCGACGACGCCGTCGAGCTGACCGACGTCGAGGGCCGCGTCGAGTACGACGACGTCACCTTCGCCTACGACGAGGAGACGATCCTCGAAGAGGTCTCCTTCACCGCCGAGCCCGGGGAGACGGTCGCGCTGGTCGGGCCGACCGGGGCGGGCAAGTCCACCGCGGTCGAACTGCTCCTGCGGCTCTACGATGTCGACGGGGGCGCGGTCCGGGTCGACGGTCACGACGTGCGCGACGTGACGGCCGCGAGCCTGCGGGGCTCGATCGGCTACGTCCGCCAGGAGACGTTCCTCTTCGACGGCACCATCGCCGACAACGTCCGCTACGGCCGGTTCGACGCCGACCGCGACGCCGTCGTCGAGGCGGCGAAGGCCGCCGAGGCCCACGAGTTCGTCACGGACCTCCCGGACGGGTACGACACCCGCGTCGGCGAGCGCGGGGTGAAGCTCTCGGGCGGCCAGCGCCAGCGCATCGCCCTCGCCCGGACGGTCCTCCAGGACCCCGCGATGCTCGTGTTGGACGAGGCCACCAGCGCCGTCGACACCCAGACCGAGTACCGCATCCAGGCGTCGCTGGACCGGGTGGCCGCGGACCGGACGACGCTGGTCGTCGCCCACCGCCTCTCGACGATCAAGGACGCCGACACCGTCCTCGTGCTCGACGGCGGCGAGATCGCCGAGCGCGGGAGCCACGGGGACCTGCTCGCGGCCGACGGCCTCTACGCGACGCTGTGGCGAGCACAGGCCGGCGAGATCGAGTCCCTCCCCGAGGGGTTCCTCGACCGCCCCGACGAGTCCGACACCGAGTGA
- a CDS encoding DUF7551 domain-containing protein encodes MIGTTLGDIRDHIESLATRDGEYYLVCGRSGDRPVPAAGLRFDSRATARAAARATEQYRATLRRYDPRLPYYDVVVCQADDAAPGRAGPRREPSAAAAEPERRDRVEFCHRVAAAVFEALSTRGHDAVESAVLDAYFDLAERLSDPDDLCLCLLEATAAELDAALAPGEQAAVVSTAASHLSAPADDALPVDATLSHLRTNGVLGAYERRGGTGGWTGESRTVTVALSDYALSPRDGRLPVLPLAVDLSRRPFALAFEAVTVADRSDGWRLSLSFARDPTPRGLVSAPIRTAVT; translated from the coding sequence ATGATCGGGACGACGCTGGGCGACATCCGCGACCACATCGAATCGCTCGCCACCCGCGACGGGGAGTACTACCTCGTCTGTGGCCGCTCGGGCGACCGCCCGGTTCCGGCCGCGGGACTCCGGTTCGACAGCCGCGCGACGGCTCGGGCCGCCGCGCGGGCGACCGAGCAGTACCGGGCGACGCTGCGGCGCTACGACCCGCGGCTCCCCTACTACGACGTGGTCGTCTGCCAGGCCGACGACGCCGCGCCCGGTCGGGCGGGGCCACGCCGTGAGCCCTCGGCGGCCGCCGCCGAACCGGAGCGACGGGACAGAGTCGAGTTCTGCCACCGCGTCGCGGCCGCCGTCTTCGAGGCGCTCTCGACCCGCGGTCACGACGCCGTCGAGTCGGCGGTGCTGGACGCCTACTTCGACCTCGCCGAGCGCCTGTCGGACCCGGACGACCTCTGTCTCTGCCTGCTGGAGGCCACCGCGGCGGAGCTCGACGCCGCCCTCGCGCCCGGCGAACAGGCGGCGGTCGTCTCGACCGCCGCGTCGCACCTGTCGGCCCCGGCCGACGACGCGCTCCCGGTCGACGCGACGCTGTCCCACCTGCGGACGAACGGCGTCCTCGGGGCCTACGAGCGCCGGGGCGGGACGGGCGGGTGGACCGGAGAGAGCCGGACGGTCACCGTCGCGCTGTCGGACTACGCCCTCTCCCCCCGGGACGGCCGGCTCCCGGTCCTCCCGCTGGCGGTGGACCTCTCGCGGCGGCCGTTCGCGCTCGCGTTCGAGGCCGTCACGGTCGCCGACCGCTCGGACGGCTGGCGGCTCTCGCTGTCGTTCGCGCGCGACCCGACCCCGCGGGGCCTGGTGAGCGCGCCGATCCGCACGGCGGTGACCTGA
- a CDS encoding FAD-dependent oxidoreductase codes for MAGTDTVGETLAARPDSPLDHDVCVVGGGAAGLSAATFLARYGLDTLVLARGNSAIGQCACLENYLGFPGGIAPDRFLALGETQVAHEGGTVREEAVERVDRVELGERSTGAIGDPPGRGGFRVESDAGEYRVRYVLAATAYDGEMFAPFEDEVETDGEFGTVDSDGGRTPVEGLYAAGWMTTETVHQAVVGAGHGARAAVSLIRDDVAARFWPAVGDHYVDWVVREGRYGGDDWDEHTREWFEDEVLVDDVDDDLAAAALAHLRSEFRAREIDADERERRDREGQRRLLERLDDDVVREHAATLDGTETP; via the coding sequence ATGGCCGGGACCGACACCGTCGGCGAGACCCTGGCCGCCCGCCCCGACTCGCCGCTCGACCACGACGTCTGCGTGGTCGGCGGCGGTGCGGCGGGGCTGTCGGCGGCGACGTTCCTCGCGCGGTACGGCTTGGACACGCTCGTCTTGGCCCGCGGGAACTCCGCCATCGGGCAGTGTGCCTGCCTGGAGAACTACCTGGGGTTCCCGGGCGGGATCGCGCCCGACCGGTTCCTGGCGCTGGGCGAGACGCAGGTCGCCCACGAGGGCGGGACCGTCCGCGAGGAGGCCGTCGAACGCGTCGACCGGGTCGAACTCGGCGAGCGGTCGACCGGCGCGATCGGCGACCCGCCGGGGCGCGGGGGCTTCCGCGTCGAGAGCGACGCGGGCGAGTACCGCGTCCGGTACGTCCTCGCGGCCACTGCCTACGACGGCGAGATGTTCGCACCGTTCGAGGACGAAGTCGAGACCGACGGGGAGTTCGGGACGGTCGACAGCGACGGCGGCCGGACGCCGGTCGAGGGACTGTACGCCGCCGGCTGGATGACCACCGAGACGGTCCACCAGGCGGTCGTCGGCGCGGGCCACGGCGCGCGAGCGGCCGTCTCGCTGATCCGCGACGACGTGGCGGCGCGGTTCTGGCCGGCCGTCGGCGACCACTACGTCGACTGGGTGGTCCGCGAGGGCCGCTACGGCGGCGACGACTGGGACGAACACACCCGCGAGTGGTTCGAGGACGAGGTGCTCGTCGACGACGTCGACGACGACCTCGCCGCGGCCGCCCTCGCCCACCTGCGATCGGAGTTCCGCGCCCGCGAGATCGACGCCGACGAACGCGAACGGCGGGACCGCGAGGGCCAGCGACGGCTGCTCGAACGCCTCGACGACGACGTCGTCCGCGAGCACGCGGCGACGCTCGACGGCACGGAGACCCCCTGA